The DNA segment GCCCTGCGGGGTCCGCGCGGGAGGAAGGCCAGGCCGACGCCAAGGGTCCTTCGGGCCGCCACCGGCCCCCCCTGCCCGGGAGAGGGGCAGCGTCAGATCTCGCAGCACCTGCTTAGCACTGTCTCCAGTGAAACCTTATCAGCCCCCGTGTGTCCCCAAGTGAGCAGATTCTCTGGATGATAAGAGATGTGGGGGCAGAAAGAATGAGACGAGGACAATGGCCAGGGACAATGCCGGGCCAAATTAGGGAGGGGACGGTGGTGCCTGGCAGGGAAGGCCAGGAAGGGCTGGACTTCAGCCAGGCCTCAGAGGTCAGCTGGGGAGTTGTCTTCCCCAtcctggcctctccctccccagggccttAGCACATGCTGTTGCCTTTGCCAGCAacactcttccccccaccccttcttctGGCTAGTTCCTTCTCTTCTGGGCTCAGctccaatgtcacctcctccaggaagtctccccTGACCAGCTCATATCATATACAAGTGCCCCCTGTACACGATCATCACTCCCCATATTTTCCCTTCAGAGCTTTTATCGTAATAATAACTCAATAACGTGATGTTGGATTTGTCATTTAATGTTCGCTCCCTTCCTCAGACActggaagctccatgagggcaaagactgtttgtctgtctgtctgtcttgtgACCcatagcacagggcctggcagagaGCAGGATTCAGCTAACATTAGCTCAGTAACTGAACGGGCAGCTGGTTGTGATGTGCAGATGGTAACCCACCCAGCAGACGGATTCACGACAAACACCTGGCACAGCACTGagcacatagtaggggctcagCTGATAAGTGATAGCAATCGTGGCCAGGATGAGCTGAGTTCCCTTGGTCTTTCTCATATCTCCCTTCCCTGAGCCTGGGGCCTCTGTCTGCCCCAAGTCGCATGGTCATGGCattttcttgagcacctactgtgtgccaggacctGCGTGGGCACCggcaggcagggaggaggtgggagaggaggtgcCCGCGTGGATCAGGCTCAGACCTGCCTCCTTCCCTATAGATCTCTGAGGGTCCGAGGCAGCTCCTGGCACGCAGTAGGGCCTCAGTGAATGGCTTGGATTGAAAATGACTTCTGTCCTGAGTGAGCGAGTGCaattcagaggagggagagacccaggaagctTTTATGAGCGACTCGACTAAGCTTTGAGAGAACGGGACTGGGGACAGGTGGTGGCTGGGAAGCTGTTAGAGGATTcagaggggacaggggagggagcaACAGGAGTGCGGGACCTTGCTGCCCTCTCCCAGAAGCAGCCCTGGCAGCTCCAGCCTTTAACAGGCCTTACAGCTAAGGTCCTACGAGGGGCCTCAAaggggcagcagaggccagagctTAGGGCCCTGCTGCCGCCTAGGCTGCCTCTCAGCGAGCCCTCGCctcctgggcctcggtttccccacctGTGTGGGACGGTGTTTTCAAACTGCCCTCACTCTCCATTGACCCAGAGGGCATGCTCACGCCGTGGCCCCAGCAGGGGGGAGAAGAGGGGAGCCACTAAGCTCAAAGGCCACCAAGCGCCCATCCAGGGGGAGAGCTGGCCCGAAGCTGCGTGTCCCGGGCCAGGTGTGGCCCCTGCCTGGAAGCCGCTACGCCTCTCTGCCAAGTGGGGGCTGGGAATCTCCATGCTGACCTGTCAGCAAGTGGTTCCAGACCTGGGCTGGGGACGGGGCGGGGGTCGGCCCTGGGAGGGTCTTGGAATCTGAAGAGGGCTCCTAGGGCAGCCTGGCCCGGCCTGAGACCCCCCCAGACCCGGAATCGGTCATTGGTGGGCCAGGCTGGTTGCTCACGACAAGAGAGGATGGGGGCTGGAAAGAGCATGGGGCTGGGAGTCCGGAGGCAGCCCTCGCGTCCTGATGCTGCCACCCTTTGCCATGGGGCTCTGGGGAGGTGTCCCCTGTCTGTTTCCTCATTGCTCAAGTTGGCGCAATGACGCCTGACTCCACGAAGCCCATGAAAGCTGTGCTGGCCTCCCCAAAAGATGAGGCAGTCCTCGTCAGTGTCCCGGGGGACTTGTGCCCGAGGTCTGTGGGGCACCGAGGTGTGTCAGACCCTACCTGGCGTTGACAGGACTCCTACACAGCCCTGCCTCCCGGTGCTCTGCTCTCACTCTTCCCTACCACCTTCTAATTCTTATTCCCTAAGACCCGCTTTagctgcctcctcctccaggaagccgaCCCTGATAACCTCCCATCCTGGTCTGGTGAAGGGCTTCACATCCAGGGGCAGACTGCTGGGTTCAAAATCTGGCGTTGTCactccctagctgtgtgaccttgggcaagttgcttaacttctctgtgcccttATATCCGGTGCAGGACATGTGATGCTGCCCGTAAAGAGCTTAGCTGAGTGCCTAGCAGCGTGAGCTCCGGGTAGACGGTGGTTATCACTATGCCATGGGGCAGGATTTCTCTTCTGGGTATCTCTGAGCACCAGCCCCATGCCTGCCGCCACCTGGCGATGGTGGCCCCAGGGCTGAGGGCGGGCCTCTGAGCCCAGGCCACCATGCTGGTGAAGATCCTCTGTGGAGCTGGGTGGAGACCCTGCTACCTCCTCTGGAGCCTATGGAAACCAACAGTCCAGGGCAAAATCGCACATCCGGGAGGAAGAGGGGCATCGTCTGGCTGGGCAGGTCTGTTTGCTCCCAGGCCCCAAGCCATAGCATAGCATAGCCCTGGCTGGCCAGCAATTCCAGGCTGGGGCACTGCCCACTGCCCCCGCCTCAGGGGCCCCTGAGGACTGGCTGGGGCGTGCCTGCAGGGCTGGGCCAGCCACGTGCGGCCTAGGtgtccctctctccatccccccaGCCCCGCTGAGGGCTTCTGGGCCCTTGGCCGTCCCCACTGCTGAGAGCTTCGGGGGCTCCTGGCTCCCACCCCACGTAGGAGAGGTTCCAAAGCCACAGCCAGGGGGTGGTGAGACCACAGCCCTGGCCAGGCGTGGGCTCATGCCAGGCACAGGTGTCACGGGGTGGGCGGAGGCCCAGAGCTGCATCATCCCAGTTGGGCTTTCTGAGGTCTCCAGGCTGGAGTGAACAGGCAGGCTCGGCCCAGGGGCTACCTCAACACAGCCCCCATTGTCCCCCGTTGATTGGGAGGCTGAGGCTTAGAGCGGGACAGGCCTGCCCGAATCAGGGGTCCTCAGGCTCCTCCCCCCAGGCCAGGGCCCGCCCCCGATGCCCAGCTAGGGCTGCAGGCCACTGACTCCCAAGGAGTCTCCGCCAGAACCCCTGCTGACCTCAAAGCCAGGAGACCACAGCCCAGGTTGCTGCGTCCAGCCAGGGCCGTGGCCACCCCAGGccaccctcccctgcccaggaGACAGGCACGGGGAACAGAACTGTCGCGTGCAGCTGGGACGACTGCGGCCCAGAGGCTACTAGCTCCAGGTCGCCCAGCCAGCTGGCAGCCCGTTCTGCTCCCCTGACCGTGTGCTCTGCCCCTCACTGGGCCCTGGGCACCGGCCAGTGCTGTACCCAGAGTCCAGGATCCACGTCTCCACCTGGCAGCTGGACAGGAGACGGTACAGGGATGTGCAGAGGCAGCAAGGGGCCTCACCCTCCTGCTGGGCCACTGTGGCAGGGGCTCCCCTCTCTGTGATCACTGGGGGGAGGCACGGGGGAGGGGTCTGCAGACTTCAGTCCCCAGGACGGCCACGCTGGGTTGGGACAGGGATGTGCATACAGGCAGGCTGGTGTCGGAGGCAGGAAGCCATAGCAGGCAGCCTCGCCTCCGCTGCCCAGGGCTGCCCCCTGCAGGCCCGGCCAGCCCTGTCCCATGCCTGTCGGGGAGGCCGAAACTGCCCTTCCCGGCCTTGGCCTTCGCATCACCCCCCTCATCAAAAATGACAGGCGCACGCCTGTCACCAGCACAGGTGGGAGGCCAGGCGGGACgcaccaggggctggagggaagaaTGGCCCAAGGGGAGTGGTGGGGTTACGCAGGGCTGGCAATCCTGGCCGAGCACCCCTCAGGCCCCGGGGGGCCAGATGCATGCCCACCCCACCGAGGCGCGCTGGGCAGGGAAAGAGCAGTGGCACCTGCAGCGCACGCGCTTACCTCGGACGTGACACCTCCCACCGCCGTGGGCGCACTGTCACACACGCTGCGTTTCCCCAGCCGCCCGGTCCCACGCTCACCACCCCCGTCACCTGCACCCTTACACACTCACCCACCTGCTCACCGTACACGCTCGCCGCGCACAGCAGCCCCGGTGCTCCCTGAGCCTGCCCTGGCTCCTCTCTGGGTCGGCCCCCCGGACTGTCCAGCCAAGAGGCCCCCATGGCTGTCCCCAAAGCCTGGGGAGACTCTGCCTGTCTCGGCTACACGCTCCCCGAgggccccagcctggccccctCCCCCGCGCCGGGGCCCAGGAGCCAggccaggagaggagaggggctgtgGGAAAGGCCCTCCCCCATCTTGTCCACCCGCCAGCGTCCTGGAATGTGCTGACCGCAGCGGCCCAGcctaatcccagctctgccccgtgGGGCCAGCTGAGCCTCTGGAGCAGGGCAGCAGGGGAGGCGGGGCTGCGCTGGGCCGGGGGCACAGGCCGGAGGCACCAGGTGGTCTGAGGGCCCGAAGGCCGGGCAGGCCTGGTAGGCGTCCCCCCGGCCCCTCCTCGCTTGACCACAGGGGAGGGTGTGGGTCCCTGAGATcctggaggcggggtggggggctgcctcAACCACGCCCTTCCCACAAAAATAGGGGAGAAGCTGCTTTCCCAGGTGCCTGAAGGATCCTAAGAAGCGAGGTGAACTTCGAGAGGCAGACAGGCCCCGAGGCAATGGGGGTGCGGAGGGGCCGCCCGCCCTGTCCCTGGAGCTTGAATGGAGGACCTGCTGGTGGGGGAGGGCGAGAGGctgaggacagagggagaggtgggggcagggaaaggCACAGTGACCTCATCAGCCGCCCCTGGGGTGCGGCTCCCGAGCCCCCGCCCAGCCCGGCCCGCCTATATCCCCAGGCTTGTGCTGCTCCCAGCAGAAGCTGGAGAGATGACACTGCAGGTGGGTGAGACCTGGACctggggagaagggagcaggGCCAGCGGGGAGGGTCCCCCCGTCAGCTGTGCTCCTCTCCCACAGAGCTGCCCTCCCACGAGACCCCCAGGCTGAGAGGGAATGCTGCTCAGAGGGCCAGGGTCCGGGCAAAGTGCATGCACTTTGGGGGACGCCTGGACAAGTGGAGTACCCGAGGGGGAGGATGCCACAGACACAGGGCCCTCTGTCCCCTCTTCTGCCTGCAGTTTGAAGCCTTCTATGCAGGGGGCCTGGCCCCGGGCTGGAACCTGCTAGTCCAGGGACACTCTGACTCTGGAGAGGACAAGTAAGGGACATCGCCCTCCCCAGGGTCCCCTCTTTGGCCTTGGGTGGGTGACTACCCAGCCGTTCGCTGCTCTCACGAACCTCATGATGCCCCCAGGTTTGAGATCAACTTCCTGTCTGAGACAGGGGACATCGTCTTCCACATCAAGCCCCGGTTCTCCAGTGCCACCATCGTGGCCAACACCTTCCAGGGCGGCCACTGGGGCCAGGAGGAGGTGTCCAATGTCTTCCCGCTGGTGCTCGGGGAGCCCTTTGAGGTGACGGGAGTGGGGCAAGGCCCTTGGGAGGCAGGGGAAcccatggggtggggtgggtgaggccctagggggaggggcagggaggcggGGGTTGGGGTGCCTGTGGACACATCAGGGCCACCTGCTGCTTTGTGGGAAGGATGCTGTGTAGCATCTAGGGCTCCCTGTATCCCTGGCTTCCAGCAGCACTGCTGTCCCCACTGGGagcccctgggggagggggcttaTTAGAGATGCTTACGGGTAAAAGGGCCAGTGCGGGAGTCTCACTGCTGGGTCTGGGGGTGCAACAGGGTGCCCACCCCCTGGCCGCCAGCTACCTCtctgaggagagagggagggactcCTAGCTGGGGGTTCAGAACTCCCATGGGGCGGGCCTGCATGACGGCGGTTCCACGTGCTCAGGGAACCCTGGGCCCCCCGGCTATGCCTCCTGGACTCAGAGCTCTTGGAGCTCAGTGCAGGAGCAGGTCGCAGGCCCAGTGGGCCGTGGGTCACTGGCCTCCCACCCACAGATGGAGGTCAGCTCGGATGCGGAACACTTCCATGTCCACGCCCAGGAGCACAAGGTGCTGCAGTTCTCCCACCGCCACAGGCCACTGGCCGCCATCACCCGGGTGCAGGTGCTGAGTGACCACCGCCTGGCCCAGGTGGAGCTGGCCAGGAGAGGCCTGAGCTGGGGGTAATGTTCCCGCCCCGCCCCAGAGCACCTTTATCCCGGGGCCCCACTTGCCTGGGGGGGGCTGTGGGCTTGCCCTGTCCCCATCTGGTGGGGCTGGAGCTGAGGCGGGTGTCCTGGATGCTTGCAGGGACGTGGGCTACTGAGCTGTGTCTGAAGTCCCAGGATCGAGCCTTGGCCATCGGCCGTCCCTCGCCCAGTGAAACCCACGCTGGGGAAGCTGTGGGGAGAGCCCTGTGGTTCTGGCCCCCCACTCCAGCTCCaccttcaataaaatttaagcaGGCTGCAGGAGCTTGGCTACTTGGAGAGGGtgatgggctggggtggggtggggccatTCGAAGCAGCCCTGGACATCCTCCCCAGGGCTAGGGGTCAGGGGTCCCTGAGACCTACGTCCTGGTGGTGGTCCAGCCCCTTACCTCACCCCCAGGACACTGAGGGTCTGGGGGATGCTGGGACAGGCTTGTGGGGAGGCCCCTATCTGGAGGTGGGGAGTGGTGATGAGATCCAAGGAGGGGAGGGCTCCTGGCCATAGGCCAGAAGGTCCCAGCCGGTGTTCACCCAGGACACTCATACCCTCCAGCTCcgccctcagcccccagcccagggcagtCTACTGAGAGGTCCCAAAGATTCCTCTTTGCCCTACTTCCCCTAGGGTACACGGAAGGGTCCCTCCTGCAATTCCTGTCCCTGCCCACTTCTGTACgtgtggtgggggaggagggagccctgGCCAGTGAGCACAGCTGCGCGTCCCCCGGCCCCTGGCTTCCGAGCCCAGCTCACCCAACCATCTCTCTGTCCATCCCAATTAAAATGGTGATGTCACAGTTTAGGGTGAGGCTTAGCCGGTGTTCACCGTTTACAAgtgaattatttaaagaaaagtcGCAGGTCAGTGGTATCACAGACAGAAGGGTGGGGTGTAGAACCGGCTGCCTCGGTCTGAGTTGCAGCTCTGCTGCCCTGATGTGCGACCTTGGCCAAGTTCCTGAACTTCTGGGCACGAAGAGAGCCCTCAAGTCATCGGGAACGGTGAGGCTCCAGGAGCTGATTCAGGAGAAGCGCTAGAGAAGTGGCTGGCACTCGTCATCACATCACCTGCCGTGGGATTCCTGGCAGGACACACATCTGCCCCAAGCATCTTGCCCTCTAAGctttacagctggggaaactgaggctgggtcGGGGAAGAAGTCAGCAGCAGGGTGGGGCCCACGGAGGGGAGGGCCCAGCGACCCAGTGCCCTCTGGAGCTGAGGAACCATCCAGGGTGGGCGGCAGCTgagcagggcagaggggagaCGGCGGTGCCCCCGCCCCCAGGTGAGACAATGGCGGCCCCAGGCTCCAGCAGTGCAGCTTCCTTCCTGTCTCCGCTCACTTCCCCGTCTGTGTCCGTGGCCCAGCTGGCCCAGGAGCCCCTTCCCGCCCCCTCCTGCAGGAGGCCTGGCCTTTTGTGTCAaccgggaggggctgggggccggtGGGCTGGTGGATGGGTAGCCAACCAGGCCCTGGGAAGGACTGGGTTGGCAGGGAAGGGGCGAGGCTTCTCCTGCCCCTGGGGACGCCGAGCCCACCGATGGGGCTTCCCCGCTCGTGGTGCAGGTCCCCTGCTTTGCGACCTGAGCTGGCtactcaccctctctgggcccGGTCTCCCTGCAGACAAAAGGCTCCCCTCCTGGTGAAACTCTGCCTCCCCAGTAGCAATGCAAGGTGGGAGGGGGGGAAGGACGGAACACGCCAGGTTTTATCTTCTTCAGTTTGGGGCGGCTGCTGCTGAGCCTGCGGACAGCCTGGGCTCAGAGGCAGACACACTGACTCCGAATTTTGCTGGGCTCCACCCGAGGGCCAGGTCAGCACCATCTCCCAAGCACTTGGCCGGGTATGGAGAGCCACGctccttttacagatgtgaaGCAGGCTtagagagggtaagtgacttgcctaggGTTGCTCAGCAGATGAGGAATGGAGCTCAAATATCTGACAGGCTTcaagcgcgcgcgcgcgcacacacacacacacacacacacacacgccgtCCCTCGACGTTGGCCCTGAGCTGAGTCAGCTTCGCATCAGTCCTTCTGGGGGCAAATCAGACCTCAGGGGCCGCAGGCCCACTGCGtccttgagcctcagtctccccagctACGAAATGGGGTGCAGGCAGCTACGGTCTCAGAAGGTCCTGCTGCAGGGGCTACGCGCCATGTGGTAACCCTTCCGTGACCTCACTGCTCTCAGCACACAGTGGAGGTGCCCATCTGTAACTGTGCCCCGTCTCAGCACCACAGCCCCTTCAACAGAACCATCGGCTCCTCCCTCGGCTCAGAggacacctcctctgggaagccctccttgacctCTGCTTCCCTCTACCTCCTGCCCTAATCACACTGCCTCTTCTGGAAGTCGGGGACCAGGTCTCACTCCAGACCCCCGGCCCCAGCTGCTCCAGAGCACATCTAGCTCtagaaatgtttgctgaacaagtaagtgaataaatgaatgattgacGTGGACAAAACCACTTCGAGCCTTGAACAAGTTAGCGATGGCCCTCCCAACAGGGGCTGTGGACCGACAAGGCCTCTACTGCAGGCTCCCGCCTTGTTTAAGGTGGTCCCCACACTTGGGAGATGAGAACAAACCCAACCCCTCCCCTCCACGCCCGAAGGCCTCGCACCTCCGGCTCCAGCTCTCCCCGTTTGTCCGCCTCCTTCCAATCCTGGAACACACTGAGCCgtctctgccccagggcctttgcactggcacCTCCCCCAGACGCTCTTCCCCAGCGCTCAGCCTGGCCGGCTCCTTCTCATTACACAGGCCTCTCTTCTAGATGCTGCCTCCGCAGAGGGACCTCTAGCATCTGGCTGAATTTATTCTCCATCGCTGTTGCATTTGTTCCCAAGCAGCAAATTATGGTTCACAGATCTACCTGCTCACAGGTTTGCCAGCCGGACAGTCAGCTCCTGGACATGGGCTGGCCGGCCTATGTGCTCACCATTGGATTTCTCATGCctggaacagagcctggcacactgGAGGcaccaataaatatctattaaattaaTGGAACCACACCCTGCTCGAACGCTTCTAGGGACAGGCAGCTCACTACCTACCATAGTAGCCCATTTCCCTGCTGACTGGAAGCaaattctcctcctccccccatgCATTCCCGTCCCTCCCCTGTGCCATGGCAGAAGCCCCTCGGAAGGAGCCCACACATTCCTTGACACCCTACAGAGATCCAAGGACATCATCAGGGTGCTGTGTTCCAGCAAAAGGACCTGTAAGAGGTGAACCCAGGCAGCCCCTGCTCCTGGCAAGCCAAATAAAATCTCTCAGAGGACCTGTCCTCCCCTC comes from the Delphinus delphis chromosome 15, mDelDel1.2, whole genome shotgun sequence genome and includes:
- the GRIFIN gene encoding grifin; translation: MEDLLVGEGERLRTEGEVGAGKGTVTSSAAPGVRLPSPRPARPAYIPRLVLLPAEAGEMTLQFEAFYAGGLAPGWNLLVQGHSDSGEDKFEINFLSETGDIVFHIKPRFSSATIVANTFQGGHWGQEEVSNVFPLVLGEPFEMEVSSDAEHFHVHAQEHKVLQFSHRHRPLAAITRVQVLSDHRLAQVELARRGLSWGDVGY